A genomic stretch from Empedobacter stercoris includes:
- a CDS encoding UDP-N-acetylmuramate--L-alanine ligase, with protein MKKVHFIAIGGSTMHNLAIALHEKGYQVTGSDDAIFEPSKTRLAQRGILPEEMGWYPEKITADIDAVILGMHAHADNPEMLRAQELGLKIYSYPEYLYEQSKDKTRIVIGGSHGKTTITSMILHVLHYHNIDVDYMVGAQLDGFDVMVKLTDDNEFMIMEGDEYLSSALDRRSKFLLYQPNIALISGIAWDHINVFPTFEDYTSQFSKFVDSIVNGGALIYNETDEEVVKVVEETEKAIKKFPYHLPQHFIENGVTFIETEDGPIPLEVFGNHNLMNLEGARAICKQLGVMDDDFNEAIQSFKGASKRLELINRTSDFVAYKDFAHAPSKVTSVTNAVKEQYTDKTVVGCLEIHTYSSLNPEFLVQYKGALDKADIKIVMYSPEALEIKRMPMISPEDIKKAFGDDSILVFTNGEQLKQYIESLDKKEKVFLMMSSGNFGGVDLNELFKA; from the coding sequence ATGAAAAAAGTTCATTTTATTGCAATTGGCGGAAGTACTATGCATAATCTGGCAATTGCTTTGCACGAAAAAGGATATCAAGTTACAGGTTCTGATGACGCTATTTTCGAACCTTCGAAAACTCGTTTAGCTCAGCGTGGAATTCTGCCAGAAGAAATGGGATGGTATCCAGAAAAAATCACAGCTGATATCGATGCTGTTATTTTAGGAATGCATGCTCATGCTGATAATCCTGAAATGTTACGTGCACAAGAATTAGGTTTAAAAATCTATTCATATCCAGAATATTTATACGAACAATCAAAAGACAAAACACGTATTGTAATTGGTGGTTCTCATGGAAAAACAACCATTACATCGATGATTTTACATGTTTTGCATTACCACAACATCGATGTTGATTATATGGTCGGTGCACAATTGGATGGTTTTGATGTGATGGTAAAACTAACAGATGACAACGAATTTATGATTATGGAAGGTGACGAATATTTATCATCAGCCTTAGATCGTCGCTCTAAATTTTTGTTGTATCAACCTAATATTGCTTTAATATCTGGGATTGCTTGGGATCACATCAACGTTTTCCCTACGTTTGAAGATTATACTTCTCAATTCTCAAAATTTGTCGATTCTATCGTTAATGGAGGTGCTTTAATCTATAACGAAACAGACGAAGAAGTTGTAAAAGTGGTAGAAGAAACCGAAAAAGCAATTAAGAAGTTTCCGTATCATTTACCACAACACTTTATAGAGAACGGAGTTACATTTATCGAAACAGAAGACGGTCCAATTCCATTGGAAGTTTTTGGTAACCATAATTTAATGAATTTAGAAGGTGCGCGTGCGATTTGTAAACAATTAGGTGTAATGGATGATGATTTCAATGAAGCAATTCAATCTTTCAAAGGTGCATCTAAACGTTTGGAATTAATTAACCGTACCTCTGATTTTGTTGCGTACAAAGATTTTGCACATGCACCAAGTAAAGTAACTTCGGTTACCAATGCGGTAAAAGAACAATATACGGATAAAACTGTTGTAGGTTGTTTGGAAATTCATACGTATTCTTCTTTGAATCCTGAATTTTTAGTACAATACAAAGGCGCTTTAGATAAAGCTGATATCAAAATTGTAATGTATAGCCCTGAGGCTTTAGAAATAAAACGTATGCCAATGATTTCTCCAGAAGATATCAAGAAAGCTTTTGGTGACGATTCTATTTTAGTCTTTACAAATGGGGAGCAATTAAAACAATACATCGAAAGTTTGGATAAAAAAGAGAAGGTCTTTTTGATGATGAGCTCTGGAAACTTTGGTGGAGTTGATTTGAATGAACTATTCAAAGCATAA
- a CDS encoding lysophospholipid acyltransferase family protein: MSQKAKKKNAFRDSFGHLYFLKRTLIFLLGSFTYNRYNGFNKLKVTGTKNLVDLPAQNVLFVSNHQTYFADVFAMYHVFCSVKNGFIDTIKNPIYLLNPKIDFYYVAAEETMKDNLLTKLFAYTGAVTVKRTWRAKGENVNRKVDLSEINNIDIALQSGWVVTFPQGTTTAFAPGRRGTAHLIKKNKPIVIPVVIDGFRRAFDKKGLRIKKRGINATMTFKEPLDIDYENDSSDAIMQKIMNAIEQAPEFNKVRPMDEILAENSEKSLDDYLNEDDEEFDDFEEMGYDEENKKD, encoded by the coding sequence GTGTCTCAAAAAGCAAAGAAAAAGAACGCATTTCGCGATTCATTTGGACATTTATATTTCCTAAAAAGAACATTGATTTTCTTATTGGGATCTTTTACATATAACCGTTACAATGGTTTTAATAAATTAAAAGTTACTGGAACAAAAAACTTAGTCGATTTACCTGCTCAAAATGTATTATTCGTTTCAAATCATCAAACTTATTTTGCAGATGTATTTGCGATGTATCATGTATTTTGTAGTGTGAAAAATGGATTTATTGATACCATCAAAAATCCGATTTATCTACTAAACCCTAAGATTGATTTTTATTACGTTGCTGCAGAAGAAACGATGAAAGATAATCTTTTGACAAAGTTATTCGCGTATACAGGAGCGGTAACAGTGAAAAGAACATGGCGTGCAAAAGGAGAGAATGTAAATCGAAAAGTTGATTTATCAGAAATTAACAATATCGATATCGCCTTGCAAAGTGGTTGGGTTGTAACTTTTCCGCAAGGAACTACAACTGCATTTGCGCCTGGTCGCCGTGGAACTGCGCATTTAATCAAAAAAAATAAACCCATTGTTATTCCAGTTGTAATTGATGGTTTTCGTAGAGCTTTTGATAAAAAAGGTTTGCGCATCAAAAAAAGAGGAATTAATGCAACAATGACTTTTAAAGAACCATTGGATATTGATTACGAAAATGATTCGAGTGATGCTATTATGCAAAAAATAATGAATGCAATTGAACAAGCTCCAGAATTTAATAAAGTTCGACCAATGGACGAAATTCTTGCAGAAAACAGCGAAAAATCATTGGATGATTATCTAAACGAAGATGACGAAGAGTTTGATGATTTCGAAGAAATGGGATACGACGAAGAAAATAAAAAAGACTAA
- a CDS encoding DUF3857 domain-containing protein, whose translation MKIIFTLFFLLLTIFSNAQNKEFKLGKISQQEIAFNQAPFEKDADAVILSEEGKMDLIQSNYYLTVKRRIKILTEKGVDQANIQLNYYSKNKQESITGIKGNTINISNGIEQVIPIDEKEIFDISLNELYSAKRFTFPNVKVGSIIEYTYVKGSEHNFSIDAWNFQHDIPTLSSKFRLINKAYSAYSIITIGDALNEKYKNKSSSSEWSLNNIQSYNQLKYVYNPEDQSERIKLQADNYHTDGAKKTTLNAWQDLIQDINSQYENYRNPSAIREITQKIPNGKDEVETLRNVIEYIDTNVKWNRFYGIIPSRSNRTLLKEKAGSTADMNLLLNEILTAKGFETSLVLFSSRHHGQILFSYPFVNQFNSVVTVVKLNNGTANVILDASKLNKEQIEFGPLDVFNYHGVVIKKGEPSFVKLNQKLSYYESSIKYDFLNNGNLVLYRKDKFNGYFYDENAEEKNVLNRFVTESLEMRLDEESSDKLIFETDSYVKSYKSKTKTPNAAFYTFINPLREFLKQYTFEDTNRQRKIEFNYPYLFNIQVKSKIPAGYEVVIDENYKTHHKIELNLEYYQEAKIKDGQLIIAIQFLLPEGVYEAEKYNELKQFFEKVKTASLKEILMKKN comes from the coding sequence ATGAAAATTATATTTACTTTATTTTTTCTACTACTTACAATCTTTTCTAACGCTCAAAATAAAGAGTTCAAATTAGGAAAAATTTCTCAGCAAGAAATAGCGTTTAATCAGGCACCGTTCGAAAAAGATGCAGATGCTGTTATCCTTTCCGAAGAAGGAAAAATGGATTTGATACAATCTAATTATTATTTGACTGTAAAGCGTAGAATAAAAATCCTTACCGAAAAAGGCGTTGATCAAGCCAATATACAATTGAATTATTATAGTAAAAATAAACAAGAATCTATTACAGGAATCAAAGGAAATACTATAAATATCTCAAATGGAATAGAGCAGGTAATACCAATTGATGAGAAAGAAATTTTTGACATTTCTTTGAATGAATTGTATTCTGCAAAACGATTTACGTTTCCAAATGTAAAAGTTGGTTCTATTATCGAGTACACTTATGTAAAAGGAAGCGAACATAATTTTTCTATCGACGCATGGAATTTCCAACATGATATTCCTACACTTTCAAGTAAATTCAGATTGATTAATAAAGCTTATAGCGCTTATTCAATTATTACAATTGGAGATGCTTTAAATGAAAAATATAAAAATAAATCAAGTTCATCTGAATGGAGTTTGAATAATATTCAGAGTTATAATCAATTAAAATACGTTTATAATCCTGAGGATCAAAGTGAACGTATTAAACTTCAGGCAGATAATTATCATACAGATGGAGCTAAAAAAACAACATTGAATGCTTGGCAAGACTTGATTCAAGATATTAATTCACAGTACGAAAACTACAGAAATCCATCTGCAATTAGAGAAATTACCCAAAAAATTCCTAATGGAAAAGATGAAGTCGAAACTTTGCGAAATGTGATCGAATATATTGATACTAATGTAAAATGGAATAGATTTTATGGAATAATTCCATCTCGTTCCAATAGAACATTATTGAAGGAGAAAGCAGGTTCTACCGCGGATATGAATTTATTATTAAACGAAATTTTAACGGCAAAAGGTTTCGAAACATCATTGGTTTTGTTCAGTTCTCGTCATCATGGACAAATTTTATTTTCTTATCCATTTGTTAATCAATTTAATTCTGTTGTGACAGTTGTGAAATTGAATAATGGAACTGCAAATGTTATTTTAGATGCTTCAAAATTAAATAAAGAGCAAATCGAATTTGGTCCATTAGATGTGTTTAATTATCATGGTGTTGTAATTAAAAAAGGTGAGCCTTCATTTGTGAAATTAAATCAGAAATTGTCTTATTACGAATCTTCGATAAAATATGATTTCTTGAACAATGGAAATTTAGTTTTGTATAGAAAAGATAAATTTAATGGATATTTTTATGATGAAAATGCAGAAGAAAAGAATGTATTGAATCGATTTGTAACAGAATCTTTAGAAATGCGTTTGGATGAAGAATCAAGTGATAAATTGATTTTTGAGACCGATTCTTATGTCAAATCATATAAATCTAAAACTAAAACTCCAAATGCTGCATTTTACACATTTATTAATCCTTTGCGCGAGTTTTTGAAACAATATACTTTTGAAGATACAAATCGTCAACGCAAAATAGAATTTAATTACCCGTATTTATTTAACATCCAGGTTAAGTCTAAAATACCAGCAGGTTACGAAGTTGTGATTGATGAAAATTACAAAACTCATCATAAAATAGAACTTAATTTAGAATATTATCAAGAGGCAAAAATAAAAGACGGACAGTTGATTATAGCCATTCAATTTTTGTTACCAGAAGGCGTATACGAAGCAGAAAAATACAACGAGTTAAAACAATTTTTTGAGAAAGTAAAAACAGCATCTCTAAAAGAAATTTTAATGAAAAAGAACTAA
- a CDS encoding DMT family transporter — MNWIILLIAGLCEVGFASCLGKAKEATGNETYLWYGGFLFFLTISMVLLVKATQTLPIGTAYAVWTGIGAVGTVLVGIFIFKEPASFWRVFFLTSLICSIIGLKFVSN, encoded by the coding sequence ATGAATTGGATTATTTTATTGATAGCAGGTTTGTGCGAAGTAGGCTTTGCATCATGCTTAGGAAAAGCTAAGGAAGCGACTGGTAATGAGACTTATTTATGGTATGGTGGATTTTTATTCTTCTTAACCATAAGTATGGTTTTACTGGTAAAAGCAACCCAAACCTTACCAATAGGAACAGCTTATGCTGTATGGACAGGAATTGGTGCTGTGGGAACTGTTTTAGTCGGGATTTTTATTTTTAAAGAACCCGCAAGTTTCTGGCGAGTTTTCTTTTTAACAAGTTTAATCTGTTCGATAATAGGATTAAAATTTGTGTCAAATTAA
- a CDS encoding Na/Pi cotransporter family protein — MQLFGAIALFIFAIKLLSENLQALSGSNFKRTLNKLTKNNFSTIVTGTLFTTAIQSSSAASVFILGFVNAGLINLRKAFGLILGANIGTTLTLWLVYFGLKFDLIQIALPLVLIAFPFYLSKKRNQRKIGGILFSLSLLFLSLYFLKTFLPSIESHQKLQEFFQDLANYGILTNLLFIFFGVLLTVLVHFSSASITIAILLASKGLPIELAAMIVLGANIGTTFTAHLVAAIGDKYTKVVAAFHTLFNILVAIIFMLLASFLLKFIGSTISTNIAVQLITFDTISNLVGVVFLTPFINKLAFYCQKKYFSIKQTDNKLEFYAIPFGTNSDLYKNEANKKLLKLASTTKQTIYTLGRMITESDEEKILVFRERILELEKEGDQLEREVNEFLNEIADLDLPNENTIAIHQLITLCHHLESVGDIAIKISSIHRRRRMTNSYFTPKMRSYLVDFQDNLDQTTRILNQNLNETQEEISIKQAEFIEKTINAIYKEAETNLMKTIEKEKLMTTSALFYKDLIQYYEILGDHLYKANTTIVKLKNQ, encoded by the coding sequence TTGCAACTTTTCGGAGCAATTGCGTTGTTCATTTTTGCGATAAAATTATTGAGCGAAAATTTACAGGCCTTATCTGGATCGAATTTTAAACGTACATTAAACAAACTAACCAAAAACAATTTTTCTACAATTGTTACAGGAACTCTTTTTACAACTGCCATACAATCTTCGTCAGCTGCAAGTGTATTTATATTAGGTTTTGTAAACGCAGGTTTGATTAATTTGCGAAAAGCATTTGGATTGATATTAGGTGCAAACATCGGAACAACGCTTACTTTGTGGTTGGTTTATTTTGGATTGAAATTCGATTTAATACAAATTGCCTTGCCTCTGGTATTAATTGCCTTTCCTTTTTATCTATCGAAAAAACGAAATCAACGAAAAATTGGAGGAATTCTGTTTTCACTTTCTCTATTATTTCTATCGTTGTATTTCTTAAAAACATTCTTGCCTTCTATAGAAAGTCATCAAAAATTACAAGAATTTTTCCAAGATTTAGCGAACTATGGAATTTTAACAAATTTATTATTCATCTTTTTTGGTGTTTTACTGACCGTTTTGGTTCATTTCTCTTCGGCCTCTATTACAATTGCGATTCTATTAGCAAGTAAAGGTTTACCTATCGAATTAGCTGCAATGATAGTTTTAGGAGCAAATATAGGGACGACTTTTACGGCTCACTTAGTAGCTGCAATCGGTGATAAATACACAAAAGTAGTAGCTGCATTCCATACATTATTTAATATCTTGGTTGCAATTATTTTTATGTTACTTGCAAGTTTCTTATTAAAATTTATAGGTTCGACGATTTCGACAAATATTGCCGTACAACTTATTACTTTTGATACAATTAGTAATTTGGTTGGGGTTGTTTTTCTTACTCCTTTCATTAATAAATTGGCTTTTTATTGTCAGAAAAAATATTTTTCGATCAAGCAAACTGATAATAAATTAGAATTTTATGCCATTCCATTTGGTACAAATTCTGATCTCTATAAAAACGAAGCAAACAAGAAATTGTTAAAACTTGCTTCCACAACTAAACAAACGATTTATACGCTTGGACGAATGATTACGGAAAGTGATGAAGAAAAGATTTTGGTTTTTCGCGAACGTATTTTAGAACTTGAAAAAGAAGGCGATCAGTTGGAACGTGAGGTAAATGAATTTTTAAATGAAATTGCTGATTTAGATTTACCAAACGAAAATACCATTGCTATTCATCAGTTGATAACGCTTTGTCATCATTTGGAAAGTGTGGGTGATATTGCGATTAAAATATCATCTATTCACCGTCGTCGTCGTATGACCAATAGTTATTTCACCCCAAAAATGAGATCTTATTTGGTCGATTTTCAAGATAATTTGGATCAAACGACTCGAATTTTAAATCAAAACCTGAACGAAACACAAGAAGAAATTTCGATTAAACAAGCCGAATTTATTGAAAAAACAATTAATGCTATTTACAAAGAAGCAGAAACAAATCTGATGAAAACGATCGAAAAAGAAAAGTTAATGACTACAAGTGCGCTTTTCTACAAAGATTTGATTCAGTATTACGAAATTCTTGGCGATCATCTTTATAAAGCGAATACAACAATTGTTAAGCTAAAAAATCAGTAG
- a CDS encoding DUF3857 domain-containing protein, with the protein MNNKIYFVLSFLLCQFAFSQSTKLEFGKISEEEYNYNIVPFEQDASAVTLSEYGELQLKNYGYVLKQHVRKKILKQDAIEGNVLKFSFNPTNKYNRVKINKVQVYNKIGGEVVVSKLDQKDIIQETIDENTIQLIYAIPNVKVGSIIEYETEVTRTANLYATPWNFQNDYPILKSKLDVRIHTDFDNRFF; encoded by the coding sequence ATGAATAATAAAATTTATTTTGTTTTAAGTTTTTTGCTTTGTCAATTTGCTTTTTCTCAATCAACTAAATTAGAATTTGGCAAAATATCAGAAGAAGAATATAATTACAACATTGTTCCGTTTGAACAAGATGCATCTGCAGTGACCCTTTCAGAATATGGAGAATTGCAATTAAAAAATTATGGATATGTTCTCAAACAACATGTTCGTAAAAAGATTTTAAAACAAGATGCTATTGAAGGAAATGTGTTAAAATTCAGCTTTAATCCAACGAACAAATATAATCGTGTAAAAATAAATAAAGTACAGGTTTATAATAAAATAGGAGGTGAGGTTGTAGTGTCAAAGTTGGATCAGAAAGATATTATACAAGAAACAATTGATGAAAATACAATTCAACTGATTTATGCGATTCCAAATGTAAAAGTAGGATCAATTATAGAGTATGAAACTGAAGTAACCCGTACAGCTAATCTATATGCAACGCCATGGAATTTCCAAAACGATTATCCAATATTGAAATCAAAATTAGATGTTCGGATACACACAGATTTTGATAATAGATTTTTTTAA
- a CDS encoding ion transporter gives MFKGRFPYLKKMGADEEKKLKQKIFDIIFEADTPYGKLFDISLLFLILTSVGLVMLESIPAINARHHTVLITLEWILTCLFTLEYLLRIYCVKNRWRYIFSFYGVIDLLSILPFYLGLFLPTSKYLASIRILRLLRIFRIFNLTRFTRGRNVLVLGLKESKDKIIVFLSFVLLIVVVIGSIMYMVEHDHPESGFTSIPISIYWAIVTLTTVGYGDISPVTGLGQFLASVVMIIGYGVIAVPTSIVTMEMNKASKTKDDIPNNTERCRNCGDDYHLDGSVYCKTCGHKLNEH, from the coding sequence ATGTTCAAAGGTCGATTTCCTTACCTCAAAAAAATGGGTGCGGATGAAGAAAAGAAATTGAAACAAAAAATCTTCGATATAATTTTTGAAGCCGATACACCTTATGGTAAACTTTTCGACATTTCGTTATTATTTTTAATCTTAACGAGTGTTGGTTTGGTAATGTTAGAATCTATTCCAGCTATTAATGCAAGACATCATACGGTTTTAATTACACTCGAATGGATTTTAACTTGTTTATTTACACTTGAATATTTATTGCGAATTTATTGCGTAAAAAATCGTTGGCGATACATTTTTAGTTTTTATGGAGTCATTGATTTATTATCAATTTTACCATTTTATCTGGGATTATTCCTACCAACAAGCAAATATTTGGCGAGTATCCGAATTTTACGTTTACTACGTATTTTCAGAATTTTTAATCTAACTCGATTTACTCGAGGAAGAAATGTATTGGTTCTTGGTTTAAAAGAAAGTAAAGATAAAATCATCGTTTTTTTATCTTTTGTCCTTTTGATAGTTGTGGTTATTGGTTCAATTATGTATATGGTTGAGCATGATCATCCCGAATCTGGTTTTACAAGTATTCCGATTAGTATTTATTGGGCAATCGTCACCTTAACAACAGTTGGTTATGGCGATATTTCTCCAGTTACTGGATTAGGTCAATTTTTAGCTTCTGTTGTTATGATTATAGGTTATGGTGTTATTGCTGTTCCTACAAGTATCGTGACAATGGAAATGAACAAAGCATCAAAAACCAAAGACGATATTCCCAATAATACGGAGCGTTGTAGAAATTGTGGAGATGATTATCATCTTGATGGATCGGTCTATTGCAAAACGTGCGGACACAAATTAAATGAGCATTAA
- a CDS encoding LuxE/PaaK family acyltransferase, producing MFDSKQIFSIQSEEDFQNVALEVFRYQAQENEVYNNFLNFLNVDYSTVKHTNEIPFLPIQFFKKYNLISGNRAVEKVFTSSGTTGMSTSKHLVTDLALYHYNLEKCFEQFYGPLSDYTIFALLPSYLERTGSSLIDMVEYWIEKSGSDKSGFYLYNHDELYENLIAHEKTGKKAILIGVSFALLDFVENYKMKLKHTIVMETGGMKGRKKEITREELHTILKDGFGTNEIHSEYGMTELLSQGYSRGDLTFKSPNWMRIMIRETEDPLSYVEQGKTGGVNVIDLANYNSISFIATDDLGKKVATNQFEILGRFDHSDVRGCNLMVIES from the coding sequence ATGTTTGATTCAAAGCAAATTTTTAGTATTCAATCCGAAGAAGATTTCCAAAACGTTGCATTGGAAGTTTTCCGTTATCAAGCGCAAGAAAATGAAGTGTACAATAACTTCTTAAACTTCTTGAATGTTGATTATTCTACTGTAAAACACACCAACGAAATTCCTTTTTTACCGATTCAATTTTTTAAGAAATATAATCTTATTTCTGGAAATCGTGCCGTTGAAAAGGTTTTCACAAGTTCAGGAACCACAGGAATGTCAACAAGCAAACATTTGGTGACCGATTTGGCATTGTATCATTACAATTTAGAAAAATGTTTTGAACAGTTTTATGGACCACTTTCTGATTATACAATATTTGCACTTTTACCTTCGTATTTAGAACGTACAGGCTCTTCGTTGATAGATATGGTGGAATATTGGATTGAAAAATCTGGTAGCGATAAAAGCGGATTTTATTTGTATAATCACGATGAATTGTATGAAAATCTTATCGCACACGAGAAAACAGGTAAAAAAGCTATTTTGATTGGTGTTTCGTTCGCCTTGTTAGATTTTGTAGAAAATTATAAAATGAAATTGAAACATACCATCGTGATGGAAACTGGCGGAATGAAAGGTCGTAAAAAAGAAATTACACGCGAAGAATTACATACAATCTTAAAAGATGGTTTTGGAACTAATGAAATTCATTCGGAATATGGAATGACTGAATTGCTTTCGCAAGGGTATTCTCGTGGAGATTTAACGTTTAAATCGCCCAATTGGATGCGAATAATGATTCGCGAAACTGAAGATCCATTAAGCTATGTTGAACAAGGAAAAACTGGTGGCGTAAATGTGATAGATTTAGCCAATTACAATTCGATTAGTTTTATTGCGACTGATGATTTGGGAAAAAAAGTAGCCACAAATCAATTTGAAATTTTAGGACGTTTTGACCATTCTGATGTAAGAGGTTGCAATTTGATGGTGATAGAATCATAA
- a CDS encoding 5'-methylthioadenosine/adenosylhomocysteine nucleosidase: protein MSERIIGIMGAIPQEINGVVNLLSNKEEHEIGQRHYYTGELNNQKVVVVYSRVGKVAAATTVSTLILEFKITELIFTGVAGGIHSNVKIGDIVLGQSLIQHDMNASPLFPTFEIPMLGKAYFEANPFQLEIATTAILDLLEEQHLHNVISEKDLNKFNIHEPQLHVGLIGSGDLFFSTTAKKEKLQQNLPEILCVEMEGAAVAQVCYEFGIPFIIIRTISDDADDHSTMDFNSFIEKVSNVYSIEIIKNIIK, encoded by the coding sequence ATGAGCGAAAGAATAATTGGAATAATGGGTGCTATACCTCAAGAAATAAATGGTGTAGTTAACTTATTATCAAATAAAGAGGAACACGAAATTGGTCAAAGACATTATTATACAGGTGAATTAAATAATCAAAAAGTTGTTGTAGTTTATTCACGAGTTGGTAAAGTTGCAGCAGCTACAACAGTTTCTACCTTAATATTAGAGTTTAAAATTACAGAATTAATTTTTACAGGTGTTGCAGGAGGAATCCATTCTAACGTAAAAATAGGCGATATCGTATTGGGGCAAAGTTTAATTCAACATGACATGAATGCCTCTCCTTTGTTTCCTACTTTTGAAATTCCAATGTTAGGAAAAGCTTATTTCGAAGCCAATCCTTTTCAATTAGAAATAGCAACAACCGCTATATTAGATTTATTAGAAGAACAGCATCTTCACAATGTTATTTCCGAAAAAGATTTGAATAAATTTAATATTCACGAACCTCAGTTACATGTTGGTTTAATAGGATCAGGAGATTTATTTTTCTCGACAACTGCAAAAAAAGAAAAACTTCAACAAAATTTACCCGAAATTCTTTGTGTCGAAATGGAAGGAGCAGCGGTAGCGCAAGTTTGTTATGAATTTGGAATTCCTTTTATCATTATTAGAACAATATCAGACGATGCAGATGATCATTCGACAATGGATTTTAATAGTTTTATAGAGAAAGTTTCGAATGTTTATTCGATCGAAATTATAAAGAATATCATCAAGTAA
- a CDS encoding TIGR01777 family oxidoreductase — protein sequence MNILLTGGSGLIGSELTKILIEKGHQVRILTREKNVEHPFYHWDKNKIDEKVFDNLDGIIHLAGCLIAKRWTKRYKEEILSSRVDTANLLFEYVNKLDVNLKFFISASGSAYYGQITSDKIFKESDEPNTDFLAKVCVAWENAAYQFEKIGARVVCLRTALVLAKNGEGFKLLKKPIQLGVGANLGDGKQWMPWIHIEDLLQIYAQAVENENIKGSFNASAPEHSDHSTFNRTLAKKLNKPFFLPNIPGFVMRLTLGEMSDLVLKGSRIDANKIEETGFTFQFPTLEKAFNDLV from the coding sequence ATGAATATTCTCTTAACTGGTGGAAGTGGTTTAATTGGTTCAGAATTAACGAAAATTTTAATTGAGAAAGGACATCAAGTACGGATTTTAACAAGAGAGAAAAATGTTGAGCATCCTTTTTATCATTGGGATAAAAATAAAATTGATGAAAAGGTTTTTGATAATTTAGACGGAATTATTCATTTGGCTGGATGTTTAATCGCTAAAAGGTGGACAAAAAGGTATAAAGAAGAAATTTTATCAAGTAGAGTTGATACAGCAAATTTACTTTTTGAGTATGTGAATAAACTTGATGTTAATCTAAAATTTTTCATTTCAGCTTCAGGAAGTGCTTATTATGGACAAATTACTTCAGACAAAATTTTTAAAGAATCAGATGAACCAAATACCGATTTTTTAGCAAAAGTTTGTGTAGCATGGGAAAATGCGGCTTACCAATTTGAGAAAATAGGAGCGAGAGTGGTTTGCTTAAGAACAGCTTTGGTTTTGGCAAAAAATGGAGAAGGTTTCAAACTATTGAAAAAACCAATTCAATTAGGTGTAGGCGCTAATCTTGGTGATGGAAAGCAATGGATGCCTTGGATACATATCGAAGATTTGTTGCAGATTTATGCTCAAGCAGTAGAGAATGAAAATATAAAAGGAAGTTTTAATGCATCTGCACCAGAACATAGCGATCATTCAACTTTCAATCGTACGTTAGCTAAAAAACTAAATAAACCATTTTTTCTTCCAAATATTCCAGGTTTTGTGATGAGATTAACATTAGGAGAAATGAGTGATTTGGTTTTAAAAGGTTCGCGAATTGATGCAAACAAAATAGAAGAAACAGGGTTTACATTTCAATTTCCTACGTTGGAGAAAGCTTTTAATGATTTAGTGTAA